From Hydra vulgaris chromosome 07, alternate assembly HydraT2T_AEP, a single genomic window includes:
- the LOC100203178 gene encoding hsp70-binding protein 1 isoform X1, which yields MAEKSGSKALDNLLKLSLKLSDQELTEFKHTEINEERKEFLRAALESVLEDDDAKKMTLYTDLLCKASLLKTFGPNELEDLADICDEINLLLEGFDMNIVFNNLGGLNACLIFLTSSYSSIQWRVADLIANAVQNNVKCQETVLSNNGLQTLIQVLKESETDIVKVKCLYAISSLISGNDRAECLFIDLDGVALISSLLKSEVQKIRIKATFLLQKITSTDAGNKLNLSNLIPLLLSILKKDPCEEHEAVIGTLAHVLQSKDLSSREIFNRELPDLRVLIEQRLNSNNIEISESLYDAYKNLQLFF from the coding sequence ATGGCGGAGAAATCAGGTTCAAAAGCTTTGGATAATCTCCTAAAATTATCCCTAAAACTTTCAGATCAAGAATTAACAGAATTTAAGCATACTGAAATAAATGAAGAAAGGAAAGAGTTTCTTCGAGCTGCTTTAGAATCAGTTTTAGAAGATGATGATGCCAAAAAGATGACCCTTTATACTGATTTGCTATGCAAAGCCAgtctattaaaaacttttggtcCAAATGAACTAGAAGATTTAGCTgatatttgtgatgaaataaatcttttgttGGAAGGCTTTGATAtgaacattgtttttaataatttgggTGGGTTAAATgcttgtttaatttttcttacaAGTTCATACTCCTCTATTCAGTGGCGAGTTGCTGATTTGATTGCAAATGCTGTACAGAATAATGTAAAATGTCAAGAGACAGTTCTTTCAAACAATGGTCTTCAGACTTTGATTCAGGTTTTAAAAGAATCAGAAACTGACATAGTGAAAGTTAAATGTTTGTATGCAATATCTTCTCTAATTAGTGGTAATGATCGTGCTGAGtgtctttttattgatttagatGGTGTTGCATTAATTTCATCTTTACTAAAAAGTGAAGTCCAAAAGATTCGAATAAAGGCTAcatttcttttacaaaaaattacttcaacaGATGCTGGCAATAAACTGAATTTGTCAAATTTGATTCCTTTACTactaagtatattaaaaaaagaccCTTGTGAAGAACATGAGGCTGTTATTGGGACGCTCGCTCATGTACTTCAATCAAAGGATTTATCCTCAagagaaatttttaatagaGAATTGCCTGATTTAAGAGTGCTAATAGAGCAGCGTTTGAATTcaaataacattgaaataagTGAAAGTCTTTATGATGCTTATAAAaatcttcaattatttttttga